From the genome of Methylomonas sp. UP202, one region includes:
- a CDS encoding NAD(P)/FAD-dependent oxidoreductase, with protein sequence MADDLHKILIVGGGAAGLELATELGKKLGKSGRAEITLLDAASTHIWKPLLHEVASGTLAEAEEIEYMAQAHRNHFRFLFGRMEGLDRAAKEIIVAPINNKQGAELIPARRFKYDTLVMAVGSVSNTFGIKGVDQHCMFIDTTTQAYRFQRQLVETYYIQSYANQSRQRDKPLSIVIVGAGATGVELSAELHEVTKLLATYGLEGSIEVNITIIEAATQLLPALPPRLSQATQDQLLKLGIQLKLGRKVTEVTETEVHTYDGEVFDADLKVWAAGIKAPDWMKNLDGLESNHINQLVVDQTLQTSDPDVFAIGDCAACAWADHAGNVPPRAQAAHQMASAVAKTIVNRLNGKAPVKFVYHDYGSLVSLGKFSTVGSLMGSLMGTVSVGGFIAYVVYLSLYKMHQVAIHGYFRTAMLTLSNLFRRSTHAKIKMH encoded by the coding sequence ATGGCTGATGACTTACATAAAATCCTGATCGTCGGCGGCGGTGCCGCCGGTCTGGAGCTGGCGACCGAACTCGGGAAAAAACTCGGCAAGTCCGGCCGGGCGGAGATCACGCTACTGGACGCCGCCTCGACTCACATCTGGAAGCCGTTGCTGCACGAAGTCGCCTCCGGCACCTTGGCCGAAGCCGAGGAAATCGAATACATGGCTCAGGCCCACCGCAACCATTTCCGTTTCCTGTTCGGCCGCATGGAAGGCCTGGACCGCGCCGCCAAGGAAATCATCGTCGCACCGATCAACAACAAACAAGGCGCCGAACTGATTCCGGCCCGCCGCTTCAAATACGATACCTTGGTGATGGCGGTAGGTAGCGTCAGCAACACCTTCGGCATCAAGGGCGTCGACCAGCACTGCATGTTTATCGACACCACTACCCAAGCCTATCGCTTTCAGCGCCAGCTGGTCGAAACCTATTACATCCAGTCTTACGCCAACCAAAGCAGGCAACGCGACAAGCCGTTGTCCATCGTCATCGTCGGCGCCGGTGCCACCGGCGTGGAGTTGTCCGCCGAATTGCACGAGGTCACTAAACTGCTGGCGACTTACGGCCTGGAAGGCTCGATAGAAGTCAACATCACCATCATCGAAGCCGCCACCCAATTGCTGCCAGCCTTGCCGCCGCGTTTGTCGCAAGCCACCCAAGACCAATTGCTCAAGCTGGGCATCCAGTTGAAACTGGGCCGCAAAGTCACCGAAGTCACCGAGACCGAAGTGCATACCTACGACGGCGAGGTGTTCGACGCCGATCTGAAAGTCTGGGCCGCCGGTATCAAGGCGCCGGACTGGATGAAAAATCTGGACGGGCTGGAATCCAACCACATCAACCAGCTGGTGGTGGATCAAACCCTGCAAACCAGCGATCCCGACGTATTCGCGATCGGCGACTGCGCCGCCTGCGCCTGGGCCGACCATGCCGGTAACGTGCCGCCGCGCGCTCAGGCCGCCCATCAAATGGCCTCGGCCGTTGCCAAGACCATCGTCAACCGTCTGAACGGCAAGGCGCCGGTCAAATTCGTTTACCACGATTACGGCTCGCTGGTGTCGCTAGGTAAATTCAGCACGGTCGGTTCGTTGATGGGCAGCCTGATGGGTACCGTCAGCGTCGGCGGTTTCATCGCCTATGTGGTGTATTTGTCGCTGTACAAAATGCACCAAGTGGCGATTCATGGCTATTTCCGCACCGCGATGCTAACCCTGTCCAACCTGTTCCGGCGCAGTACCCACGCCAAAATTAAGATGCACTAA
- a CDS encoding helix-turn-helix domain-containing protein, translated as MTNSAFIFSSTDFPDKDRVDIWREMFARKIAGFDVEHVDSRPFFNQTRFHSFGHVNLAAHTSTAVRFRRTRELITGDGLDDYLGLSVCVAGIWEVMQGQRRLLINRSTAGLVDSTKVLDGGFGPNSPEGYQELLSLRISRSELTKRVPKAERLVMTPLCNSEGIELLRNYLQMVDRGGVAQDPSLGELVGDHIVDLIAFLCNDEVVKESHSGGVRAARQAAVIRYLEKHFSEPGLNAAQIAGELRISRRYLFDLLNETGESVTQILNRLRIARACRLLADPKFRHLDIAAIAFQSGFNDLSYFYRQFRQQFQEPPGAFRARRALQNNLDSQTTEAGNTEKSPCTR; from the coding sequence ATGACTAACTCTGCATTCATCTTTTCCAGCACTGATTTCCCGGATAAAGACCGGGTCGACATTTGGCGCGAGATGTTTGCCAGAAAAATTGCTGGATTCGATGTCGAACACGTCGATTCGCGGCCTTTTTTCAACCAAACACGGTTTCATTCCTTCGGCCACGTGAACTTGGCGGCGCATACTAGTACCGCGGTGCGTTTTCGCCGTACTCGTGAACTCATTACCGGAGACGGGTTAGACGATTACTTAGGCCTATCGGTATGCGTAGCCGGTATCTGGGAGGTTATGCAAGGACAGCGGCGGCTGTTGATCAATCGAAGCACCGCCGGCTTAGTTGATTCGACCAAAGTTCTCGACGGCGGGTTCGGACCAAACTCGCCCGAGGGATACCAGGAACTCTTGAGCTTGCGCATTTCCAGATCAGAACTGACCAAACGGGTACCGAAAGCCGAACGCCTGGTTATGACCCCTCTTTGCAACTCGGAGGGCATAGAGTTGTTAAGAAATTACCTGCAAATGGTAGACCGGGGGGGCGTCGCTCAAGATCCTAGCCTAGGCGAACTAGTGGGGGATCATATTGTCGATCTCATCGCTTTTCTTTGCAACGACGAGGTGGTTAAGGAGTCCCATTCCGGAGGGGTGCGGGCGGCCCGGCAAGCGGCCGTCATTCGATATCTGGAAAAGCACTTTAGTGAGCCAGGGCTGAATGCGGCGCAAATCGCCGGCGAATTGAGAATATCCCGGAGATATTTGTTCGATCTGCTGAATGAAACCGGAGAAAGTGTTACTCAGATTCTTAATCGACTCAGAATTGCCCGGGCATGCCGGCTGCTGGCCGACCCCAAGTTCCGCCACCTTGATATCGCGGCGATCGCCTTCCAATCCGGGTTTAACGATTTGTCTTACTTTTATCGCCAATTCCGTCAGCAATTCCAAGAGCCGCCGGGCGCCTTTCGGGCGCGGCGCGCGCTTCAAAACAACCTTGACTCCCAAACAACCGAAGCCGGTAACACCGAGAAATCTCCTTGCACCCGCTAA
- the scpA gene encoding methylmalonyl-CoA mutase codes for MKNYPEVKIPSLDAWAKAAAKSAPGAAVENLTWTTPEGLAVKPLYTKADTENLPFADTLPGFEPFLRGPQATMYAARPWTIRQYAGFSTAEESNDFYRKALAAGGQGISVAFDLATHRGYDSDHPRVTGDVGKAGVAIDSVEDMKILFDGIPLDKVSVSMTMNGAVLPVLAGYVVAAEEQGVSMAQLSGTIQNDILKEFMVRNTYIYPPTPSMKIIADIIAYTAKHMPKFNSISISGYHMQEAGATQALELAFTLADGLEYVKTAIASGMDVDDFAGRLSFFFAIGMNFYLEVAKLRAARLLWWRIMKTFEPKNPKSMMLRTHSQTSGWSLAEQDPYNNVVRTTIEAMAAVFGGTQSLHTNALDEAIALPTEFSARIARNTQLIIQEETHITKVIDPWAGSYMMESLTQDIADKAWAIIEEVQAMGGMTKAVETGWAKLQIEKCATQKQANIDSGRDVIVGVNKYKLPQQDAIDILNVDNHAVRDAQVARLAEIRASRDAGAVQVALAALSDCAKSGDGNLLDLAIKAIRLRATVGEISEALEQVWGRHRASNQVVTGVYGAAFEADQEWTQLKEQVNDFAAAEGRRPRIMIAKLGQDGHDRGAKVVATAFADLGFDVDIAPLFQTPEEVARQAIENDVHAIGVSTLAAGHKTLVPALIDILAGQGAGDVIVFVGGVIPAQDYEFLFAAGAKGVFGPGTPIPQCARDVLNAIQAAQAPTAF; via the coding sequence ATGAAAAATTATCCCGAAGTAAAGATTCCTTCCCTGGATGCCTGGGCCAAGGCGGCTGCGAAATCCGCGCCGGGCGCCGCCGTCGAGAATCTGACCTGGACAACGCCGGAGGGGCTCGCGGTCAAGCCGCTCTATACCAAGGCCGATACCGAAAACTTGCCGTTCGCCGATACCCTGCCGGGATTCGAACCGTTTTTGCGCGGCCCGCAAGCGACGATGTACGCGGCGCGGCCCTGGACCATCCGCCAATACGCCGGCTTTTCGACCGCCGAGGAATCCAATGACTTCTATCGTAAGGCTTTGGCCGCGGGCGGCCAGGGCATCTCGGTGGCCTTCGACCTGGCTACCCATCGCGGTTACGACTCCGACCATCCGCGGGTGACCGGCGATGTCGGCAAGGCCGGCGTGGCAATCGATTCGGTCGAAGACATGAAAATCCTGTTCGACGGCATTCCGCTGGACAAAGTCTCGGTGTCGATGACGATGAACGGTGCGGTGTTGCCGGTGCTGGCCGGCTACGTGGTCGCCGCCGAGGAGCAGGGCGTGTCGATGGCACAATTGTCAGGGACCATCCAGAACGACATCCTCAAGGAGTTCATGGTCCGCAATACCTATATCTACCCGCCGACGCCGTCGATGAAGATTATCGCCGACATCATCGCCTACACGGCCAAGCACATGCCCAAGTTCAACTCGATCTCGATCTCGGGGTACCACATGCAGGAGGCTGGCGCGACCCAGGCCTTGGAACTGGCGTTTACCTTGGCCGACGGCCTGGAGTATGTAAAAACCGCGATTGCCTCGGGCATGGACGTGGACGATTTCGCCGGCCGGCTGAGTTTCTTTTTCGCGATCGGCATGAACTTCTACCTTGAGGTCGCCAAGCTGCGCGCGGCGCGTTTGTTGTGGTGGCGGATCATGAAAACGTTTGAACCCAAGAATCCCAAATCGATGATGCTGCGCACTCACAGCCAAACCTCGGGCTGGTCGCTGGCCGAGCAGGACCCTTACAACAATGTGGTACGAACCACGATAGAGGCGATGGCGGCGGTGTTCGGCGGCACCCAGTCGCTGCATACCAACGCGCTCGACGAGGCCATCGCCCTGCCCACCGAATTCTCGGCGCGGATCGCCCGCAACACTCAGTTGATCATCCAGGAAGAGACCCACATCACCAAGGTTATCGATCCCTGGGCAGGCTCGTACATGATGGAATCGCTGACCCAGGACATTGCAGACAAGGCTTGGGCCATCATCGAAGAAGTTCAGGCGATGGGCGGCATGACCAAGGCGGTCGAGACGGGCTGGGCTAAGCTGCAAATCGAAAAATGCGCCACCCAAAAGCAAGCCAATATCGATTCGGGTCGAGACGTGATTGTCGGCGTTAACAAATACAAACTACCTCAGCAAGACGCCATTGATATTCTGAACGTCGATAACCACGCGGTCCGCGACGCGCAGGTGGCGCGTCTGGCCGAGATTCGCGCCAGCCGCGACGCCGGAGCGGTTCAGGTGGCGCTGGCCGCTTTGAGCGACTGCGCGAAAAGTGGCGATGGCAACCTGCTCGACCTGGCCATCAAGGCTATTCGCCTGCGCGCCACGGTCGGCGAAATCTCCGAAGCGCTCGAACAGGTCTGGGGCCGCCATCGCGCCAGCAATCAGGTCGTGACCGGCGTGTATGGCGCGGCCTTCGAGGCCGATCAGGAGTGGACGCAACTTAAGGAACAAGTCAACGATTTTGCGGCCGCCGAAGGTCGCCGGCCGCGCATCATGATCGCCAAATTAGGCCAGGACGGTCACGACCGCGGCGCTAAGGTCGTCGCGACCGCCTTCGCCGATCTGGGCTTCGACGTCGATATCGCGCCGCTGTTTCAGACGCCGGAAGAAGTCGCCCGCCAAGCCATCGAAAACGACGTGCACGCGATCGGCGTATCGACGCTGGCGGCCGGCCATAAAACGTTGGTGCCGGCGCTGATCGACATTTTGGCCGGGCAGGGCGCCGGCGATGTCATCGTCTTCGTCGGCGGCGTGATTCCGGCCCAGGACTACGAGTTTTTGTTCGCCGCCGGCGCCAAGGGCGTGTTCGGACCCGGCACGCCGATTCCGCAATGCGCGCGGGATGTGTTGAACGCCATCCAAGCGGCGCAAGCGCCGACGGCATTCTGA
- a CDS encoding YcxB family protein, which translates to MLEIEYEFREEDLVHFNELRLKSDPEMQKKIRNNRLFAPGVMMAIGLFYYVYYVDMMTTAYITILALGWAFASPFIMKIDMRRQFFNKYTEAEKKAMFGIHHLTAEPEFLRETSPGGKHKTLWKDMLRVERHKDYVYIYVDFDAAIVIPRATVKKGDLKVFAKQVEGLIERAS; encoded by the coding sequence ATGTTAGAAATCGAATACGAATTCCGCGAGGAAGACCTGGTTCACTTCAACGAACTCAGGCTGAAAAGCGATCCGGAAATGCAAAAGAAAATCCGCAACAACCGCCTGTTCGCCCCCGGCGTGATGATGGCGATCGGTTTGTTTTACTACGTGTACTACGTGGATATGATGACCACCGCCTACATCACGATCCTGGCGCTGGGTTGGGCGTTTGCGTCGCCTTTCATCATGAAAATCGACATGCGCCGCCAATTTTTCAATAAATACACCGAGGCCGAGAAAAAAGCGATGTTCGGCATCCACCATCTGACGGCGGAACCGGAGTTCTTACGGGAAACCTCGCCGGGCGGCAAGCACAAAACGCTGTGGAAAGACATGCTGCGCGTCGAGCGCCATAAGGATTACGTCTACATCTACGTCGATTTCGACGCCGCCATCGTCATCCCCCGCGCAACCGTCAAAAAGGGCGATCTCAAGGTGTTCGCCAAGCAGGTGGAAGGTTTGATCGAGCGCGCCAGCTGA
- the meaB gene encoding methylmalonyl Co-A mutase-associated GTPase MeaB, with amino-acid sequence MPVLPNFQLNREDQALVGAVLAGQRRALAKTITLIESTRSDHRQRAGTLLHALLPNSGNSIRLGISGTPGVGKSTFIEALGLHLIEQGHRVAVLAVDPSSSRSGGSILGDKTRMELLSARDEAFIRPSPSSGSLGGVAASTREAMLVCEAAGFDVIIVETVGVGQSETAVAGMTDAFCLLQQPNAGDDLQAMKKGIVELADIFVVNKADLDPVAADLTAGQITGALTLLRPSAARWQPPVLKVSAALGEGIGNFWQQLGLFRQTVGETGELAAKRRHQSLSWMWALIESGLHERFRENPGVRAAMPDLSAAVENGSVSPTLAAHRLLELMGDTAGI; translated from the coding sequence ATGCCGGTTCTACCGAATTTCCAACTCAACCGCGAAGACCAAGCGCTGGTCGGTGCCGTGCTCGCCGGTCAGCGCCGCGCCTTGGCCAAGACGATTACCCTGATCGAGTCGACCCGTAGCGACCATCGCCAGCGGGCAGGGACCCTGTTGCATGCCTTGCTGCCGAACAGCGGCAACTCGATTCGGCTCGGCATTTCCGGCACGCCGGGCGTCGGTAAATCCACGTTTATCGAGGCACTCGGCTTGCACCTGATCGAACAGGGTCATCGGGTCGCGGTGCTGGCGGTCGATCCGTCATCCTCGCGCTCCGGCGGTTCCATTCTCGGCGACAAAACCCGGATGGAATTATTGTCCGCACGCGACGAAGCCTTCATTCGCCCATCGCCTTCATCCGGGTCGCTGGGCGGCGTCGCCGCTTCGACGCGAGAAGCCATGCTGGTTTGCGAAGCGGCGGGCTTCGATGTGATCATCGTCGAAACCGTTGGTGTTGGTCAGAGCGAGACAGCGGTCGCCGGCATGACCGATGCGTTCTGCCTATTACAGCAACCTAACGCGGGCGACGATCTGCAGGCGATGAAAAAAGGTATCGTCGAACTGGCCGACATTTTCGTCGTCAACAAGGCCGATCTCGATCCCGTGGCGGCCGACCTGACCGCAGGCCAAATCACGGGGGCGCTGACACTGCTGCGGCCAAGCGCCGCGCGCTGGCAGCCGCCGGTACTGAAAGTCAGTGCGGCTTTGGGTGAAGGTATCGGCAATTTCTGGCAACAACTCGGCCTCTTTCGCCAGACCGTCGGCGAAACCGGCGAATTGGCCGCTAAACGCAGGCATCAGTCGTTATCCTGGATGTGGGCGCTGATCGAGTCCGGCCTCCACGAACGCTTTCGAGAAAACCCCGGCGTCCGGGCCGCGATGCCGGATTTAAGCGCCGCCGTCGAAAACGGCAGCGTATCGCCTACGCTGGCTGCGCACCGTTTGCTCGAACTGATGGGCGATACTGCCGGGATTTAG
- a CDS encoding sensor domain-containing diguanylate cyclase: MITFKKLSVRITLVISFFALLVAGVGSAVSYTDTLRQERNKAYARIMELAKTVEKSAQIAAYLDNQEIADDVIGGLMNNEVVAGVLLKSQSGWHSTNDHKPLNDALGEAPLALDLDSPFSPGEKVGVLQIFPKHDVIERNAKLIARNQALLLSSYTLIVALIIMLAIQQIFVRTIKTVASTLNRIDPSGTKRLHCPLSHRKDEIGHLIADINFLLDISHFRIHSERELREQLEKLEQRFRLLFENASVGICVLNEHGDVILHNPVCREVLRLDAAPEGPARVEQFFKDARQINRIVFDTLTAGELTNGEFELATTDDLDGPRWAQCLFSKARVSETSEFEGSAFVQMIVIDITERKIEELQTRFKAERDPLTKLFNRNGLETRLNLMRDLALQEACGFAIFLMDLDNFKPINDNYGHEAGDTVLIAVAERLLACFRANDILVRLGGDEFLAALICKPAINQADLSRIAQKTIRLLLQDIPLNQGRNANIGVSIGICASGPEHAHLSIAQLIDHADKAMYQVKLAGKNDFCISVPSPMRGDRSTS; this comes from the coding sequence ATGATCACCTTTAAGAAACTTTCGGTACGGATTACGCTGGTCATCAGTTTTTTTGCGCTGTTGGTCGCGGGGGTCGGCTCGGCGGTGTCCTATACCGATACGTTGCGGCAAGAGCGCAATAAGGCTTACGCCAGAATCATGGAATTAGCCAAAACCGTCGAAAAAAGCGCGCAGATCGCGGCTTACCTGGATAACCAAGAGATTGCGGACGACGTTATCGGCGGTTTAATGAATAACGAAGTCGTAGCCGGCGTCTTGCTGAAAAGTCAAAGCGGTTGGCATTCGACCAATGACCATAAACCGCTGAATGATGCTCTCGGCGAAGCGCCGTTAGCGCTCGACCTGGATTCTCCATTCAGTCCGGGCGAGAAAGTCGGTGTGCTGCAAATTTTCCCCAAACACGACGTTATCGAGCGCAATGCCAAGCTGATCGCTCGAAATCAGGCGCTACTCCTGTCGTCGTACACGTTGATCGTGGCGCTGATCATCATGCTGGCTATCCAGCAAATCTTCGTGCGCACCATCAAAACGGTGGCATCCACACTGAACCGTATCGACCCAAGCGGCACGAAACGCTTGCACTGTCCGCTTAGCCATCGAAAGGACGAAATTGGCCACTTGATCGCCGACATCAATTTCCTGTTGGATATTTCGCATTTTCGTATTCATTCCGAACGTGAGTTGCGCGAGCAGCTCGAAAAGCTTGAACAACGTTTTCGGCTGCTGTTCGAGAATGCCAGCGTGGGTATCTGCGTGCTGAACGAACATGGCGATGTCATTTTGCACAACCCGGTTTGCCGTGAGGTGTTGCGTCTGGACGCGGCGCCCGAAGGTCCCGCCCGCGTAGAGCAATTTTTCAAGGATGCCCGCCAAATTAATCGTATCGTATTCGACACGCTAACCGCCGGCGAGTTGACGAACGGCGAATTCGAATTGGCGACTACAGACGACCTAGATGGGCCGCGTTGGGCTCAATGCCTGTTTTCAAAAGCCAGGGTGAGCGAAACGTCGGAATTCGAAGGCAGCGCTTTCGTGCAAATGATCGTCATCGATATCACGGAACGAAAGATTGAAGAACTGCAAACGCGTTTTAAGGCGGAGCGCGACCCATTGACCAAGCTGTTCAATCGCAATGGCCTGGAAACCCGCCTCAATCTGATGCGCGATCTGGCCCTGCAAGAAGCCTGCGGCTTCGCGATTTTCCTAATGGACTTGGATAACTTCAAACCGATCAACGATAACTACGGTCACGAAGCCGGCGATACCGTTCTGATAGCGGTAGCCGAACGCTTATTGGCTTGTTTTCGGGCAAACGATATTCTGGTTAGGCTGGGCGGAGACGAATTTCTGGCCGCTTTAATCTGCAAACCGGCGATCAACCAAGCCGACTTAAGCCGGATAGCACAAAAAACAATCCGCTTACTGCTGCAAGACATCCCGTTGAATCAGGGCCGAAACGCGAATATCGGTGTTAGCATAGGCATCTGCGCCAGCGGACCGGAGCACGCCCATTTGTCGATTGCCCAGTTGATCGATCATGCCGACAAAGCGATGTATCAGGTCAAGCTCGCTGGCAAAAACGACTTTTGCATCAGCGTTCCATCGCCAATGCGCGGAGATCGATCGACATCTTAA
- a CDS encoding sulfite exporter TauE/SafE family protein, whose product MLELDWIAAYLGLGVAVGFFAGLLGIGGGGIMVPVLTTLFAMQNFGAAHLVHMALATSMAAIIVTSIASLRAHHRHGAVIWPVVWTLSPGIIAGTFAAAFVAALIPNRPLALFFVVFMAYVSLQMVLNVRPKPSRQLPGAMGLSLVGLLIGAVSALVAIGGGSLTVPFLSWCNVRIQNAIGTSAAVGLPLSLAGTLGYMASGWRVEGLPAHSFGYIYLPAVAAIALVSVVTAPLGARLAHRLPVPALKKLFALLLLLLSAKMLHTVYGA is encoded by the coding sequence GTGCTGGAACTAGACTGGATTGCGGCCTACCTGGGTCTGGGCGTTGCGGTCGGCTTCTTTGCCGGCTTACTGGGTATCGGCGGCGGCGGCATTATGGTGCCGGTGTTGACCACGCTGTTCGCGATGCAAAACTTCGGCGCGGCTCACTTGGTACACATGGCGCTGGCAACTTCGATGGCGGCCATCATCGTGACATCGATCGCCAGCCTGCGCGCCCATCATCGGCATGGGGCGGTGATCTGGCCGGTGGTATGGACGCTCTCGCCCGGCATTATCGCCGGCACCTTCGCGGCGGCGTTCGTTGCCGCGTTGATTCCAAACCGACCGTTAGCCCTGTTTTTCGTGGTGTTCATGGCTTATGTGTCGCTGCAAATGGTGCTCAACGTTCGCCCCAAGCCCAGTCGACAGCTACCCGGCGCCATGGGTTTAAGCCTGGTTGGCTTGTTGATCGGCGCGGTGTCGGCGCTGGTGGCGATCGGCGGCGGCTCTTTGACCGTGCCGTTTCTAAGCTGGTGTAACGTGCGCATCCAGAATGCGATCGGCACCTCGGCGGCGGTCGGCCTGCCGCTGTCGCTGGCCGGCACTTTGGGCTACATGGCCAGCGGTTGGCGGGTCGAAGGCCTGCCGGCCCATAGTTTCGGGTACATCTATTTGCCGGCGGTGGCGGCGATTGCGCTAGTCAGCGTGGTGACCGCGCCATTGGGCGCCAGACTGGCCCATCGCCTGCCGGTACCTGCCTTGAAAAAACTGTTCGCGCTGTTGTTGTTGCTGCTGTCCGCCAAGATGCTGCACACCGTTTACGGCGCCTGA
- a CDS encoding antibiotic biosynthesis monooxygenase family protein: MFVAVYRWRVKPGYEAKFREGWLKVTDAVYQIYGSLGSRLHRDADGSWVAYAQWPDEAAWREAWQSQRPIADPEGYAMLKDSVETCYELAEPIMKLTVLEDRLKSQPYSNYEVTP, translated from the coding sequence ATGTTTGTTGCCGTATATCGTTGGCGGGTGAAACCGGGATACGAAGCGAAATTTCGCGAGGGCTGGCTGAAGGTGACCGACGCCGTCTATCAAATATACGGCAGTCTCGGGTCGCGGTTGCACCGCGATGCCGACGGCAGTTGGGTAGCCTACGCCCAATGGCCGGACGAAGCGGCTTGGCGCGAGGCCTGGCAATCGCAGCGACCGATCGCCGATCCGGAAGGCTATGCGATGTTGAAGGACAGCGTCGAGACTTGCTACGAACTGGCCGAGCCGATCATGAAGCTGACCGTGTTGGAAGACAGACTGAAGTCGCAACCGTATTCCAACTACGAAGTCACGCCCTGA